The proteins below are encoded in one region of Bacteroidales bacterium:
- a CDS encoding rSAM-modified peptide, with protein sequence MKSLKLNKLNSQLSKEQLNSVRGGAEPKRCRCSCGLVPEEDSLIANGRSNAARGLRPPIDEGPSFPYP encoded by the coding sequence ATGAAATCACTTAAATTAAATAAGTTGAATAGTCAACTTTCAAAAGAACAGTTGAATTCGGTTAGAGGTGGAGCTGAACCTAAAAGATGCAGATGCTCGTGTGGCCTTGTGCCTGAAGAAGACTCACTTATTGCCAATGGACGGTCTAATGCAGCAAGAGGATTACGCCCTCCTATAGATGAAGGACCATCTTTTCCATATCCATAA
- a CDS encoding radical SAM peptide maturase has protein sequence MKNKEYISTELVKHSLANTLQITFEITDACNLNCAYCGYGNLYSDYDERLNKELEFTKAKLFLEYLTELWNSYLNRSVNNVVYLSFYGGEPLLNVPFIEKVINHIKHSEKLSKKFAYSMTTNGLLLDKHMDFLASNDFRLLISLDGNKFNNSYRVSKSGQSSYDCVIYNIDKLKSSYPEYFNKKVSFNAVLHNRNSVSEIFNFFKNRYNKLPQIGALNTSGIKPEMQKEFLKMYQDVTDSLFKSENYGEIESEMFLAGPTYHSATVFLMQHSEFSYKNYYELIYGNSKNKPVCPTGTCVPFSKKVFITANGKILPCERIGHQFALGEISDSSVNIDFEHIAQKYNHYFAKLDSQCSQCYISKSCIQCIFSLHDIEKDKCTCDGFMNEEMFHSHKNMQLNFLARHPEAYSRIMKEVMFL, from the coding sequence ATGAAAAATAAGGAATATATCAGTACAGAATTGGTAAAACATTCTTTGGCCAATACCCTGCAAATTACTTTTGAAATTACAGATGCATGCAACCTTAATTGCGCATATTGTGGCTATGGAAATCTTTATTCAGACTATGATGAAAGACTAAATAAAGAACTAGAATTTACAAAAGCTAAGTTGTTTCTTGAATACCTTACAGAACTTTGGAATTCATACTTAAATAGGTCTGTAAACAATGTTGTATATCTGAGCTTTTATGGTGGTGAACCTTTGTTAAACGTTCCGTTTATCGAAAAAGTGATTAATCACATTAAACACTCAGAAAAACTTTCAAAAAAATTTGCTTATAGCATGACAACGAACGGGTTACTGTTGGATAAACATATGGATTTTCTTGCCTCGAATGATTTTAGATTATTGATCAGTTTGGATGGAAATAAGTTCAATAATTCCTATAGAGTAAGCAAGTCAGGGCAAAGTAGCTACGATTGCGTTATTTATAACATTGACAAGTTAAAGTCAAGTTATCCTGAATATTTCAATAAAAAGGTAAGCTTCAATGCCGTATTGCATAATAGGAATTCTGTTTCAGAAATTTTTAATTTTTTTAAAAACAGATACAACAAGTTACCCCAAATCGGGGCACTTAATACTTCAGGAATCAAACCTGAAATGCAAAAGGAGTTTTTGAAAATGTATCAAGACGTTACTGATAGTTTATTTAAATCGGAAAACTACGGTGAAATAGAATCTGAAATGTTTTTGGCAGGCCCAACTTATCACTCTGCAACGGTTTTTTTAATGCAACACTCTGAGTTTAGTTATAAAAACTACTATGAACTTATTTATGGTAATTCTAAAAACAAACCTGTTTGCCCAACAGGAACATGCGTTCCATTTTCAAAAAAAGTGTTTATCACAGCAAATGGGAAAATACTTCCGTGCGAAAGAATAGGTCATCAATTTGCTTTGGGCGAAATTTCAGACAGTTCAGTAAATATTGATTTTGAACATATAGCTCAAAAGTATAATCATTACTTTGCCAAGTTGGATTCACAATGTTCACAGTGCTACATTTCAAAAAGTTGCATTCAGTGCATATTTAGTTTACATGATATTGAAAAAGACAAGTGTACATGTGACGGATTTATGAATGAGGAGATGTTCCATTCGCATAAAAATATGCAATTGAATTTTTTAGCACGTCATCCTGAAGCTTATTCTAGAATTATGAAAGAGGTGATGTTTCTATAA
- a CDS encoding TIGR04150 pseudo-rSAM protein, producing MEIKKKEIWFTLSKDVYISFNSPEKLLLYNTSNGKFLVVTNSKCIELINKVYEPSNLGVVDIETIELDSNILDFLDKATSSGIGLTTKKSVCPNKPINLLPILNLQNDIEKLKLNGKEHLMGHYIADYLTSLNIFITTDCKQNCEYCDSYFKQTLFCTKSTEQQYIKIETLQKIFSQSASTNVNKINILGGNIMLYPQWDMLIDLLKKQSFDFHLWINLVNITDYSFFTNIPFHKEILVNCPVDIERLKKIISFAETQNDVTFNFIIENENVYEGVVNLIDEYKHLKYKLIPFYNGSNIDFFKTNVFMEESDILSDLIEMRIIFRNQKLNANFFGQLTFLVDGQVRANMNTLPIGYFPDKSILELTYEELIQNTIWRKVRDGDTCTTCMYRFLCPPPGNLETVLDKQNLCHIKP from the coding sequence ATGGAAATTAAGAAAAAAGAAATTTGGTTTACATTGTCAAAAGATGTTTACATTTCATTTAATTCACCAGAAAAGTTACTTCTATACAATACCTCAAATGGAAAATTTCTGGTTGTTACAAACTCAAAATGTATTGAACTGATAAATAAGGTATATGAACCATCTAATTTAGGAGTTGTTGATATTGAGACTATTGAACTTGATTCAAATATCTTGGATTTTTTGGACAAAGCTACTAGTTCGGGTATAGGTTTAACGACAAAGAAATCAGTTTGTCCTAATAAACCAATCAATTTATTACCCATATTAAACTTACAAAACGATATTGAAAAATTAAAACTAAACGGTAAAGAACATTTAATGGGGCATTATATTGCCGATTACCTTACCTCTCTCAACATTTTTATCACTACGGATTGCAAGCAAAACTGTGAATATTGCGACAGCTATTTTAAACAAACTTTATTTTGTACAAAATCAACTGAACAGCAGTACATTAAAATTGAAACCTTACAGAAAATTTTCTCTCAATCTGCTTCAACGAACGTAAATAAAATAAACATTCTTGGTGGTAATATAATGCTTTACCCCCAGTGGGATATGTTGATTGATCTTCTTAAAAAACAATCTTTTGATTTTCATTTATGGATTAACTTGGTTAATATTACTGATTATAGTTTTTTCACTAATATTCCATTTCACAAGGAAATATTGGTTAATTGTCCTGTCGATATTGAACGTTTGAAAAAAATAATCTCCTTTGCCGAAACACAAAATGACGTAACATTCAACTTTATTATTGAAAATGAGAACGTGTATGAGGGTGTAGTAAATTTAATCGATGAGTATAAACATTTAAAATATAAGTTAATACCTTTTTATAACGGCTCTAATATTGATTTTTTCAAAACTAATGTTTTTATGGAAGAGAGCGATATTCTCTCTGATTTAATAGAGATGAGAATTATTTTTCGTAATCAAAAACTTAATGCTAACTTCTTTGGACAGTTAACTTTTTTAGTAGACGGACAGGTAAGAGCAAATATGAATACCCTACCTATTGGGTATTTCCCTGATAAATCCATACTTGAATTGACCTATGAGGAGCTTATTCAAAACACTATATGGAGGAAGGTAAGAGATGGTGATACTTGTACCACTTGTATGTATAGATTTTTATGCCCTCCCCCTGGTAATCTTGAAACTGTTTTAGATAAACAAAATTTGTGTCATATTAAACCCTAA
- a CDS encoding peptidase domain-containing ABC transporter: protein MNKFKTYRQLDSRDCGPTCLRMIAKHYGKNYSLQDLRQRCFITREGVSLLGISEAAEQIGFRSTGVQITWEQLQNEITYPCILHWRQDHFVVLYKITKKNQKQKIWIADPAHGLVKYTKEEFLKNWISNKNQGKDSGIALLLEPSPDFYLAADEKQDKTKFKFLLKYLSPHTSFITQVLLAMLVGSLLQLIAPFLTQAVVDKGINTQNINFVTLVLIAQLVLIISRTSVDFIRNWLLLHISTRINISLISDFLIKLMRLPIGFFDTKMIGDIMQRIGDHSRIESFLTGSSLNILFSMINLLIFSIVLALYDIKILGVFLLGSAIYFIWVWLFLKKRRELDFKRFAQLSSNQSNLFQLITGMQEIKLNNCERQKRWKWENIQARLFKVNIQGLTLSQWQQAGAVFFNESKNILITFMSAMAVINGDMTLGMMMAVQYIIGQLNAPVEQMIGFMRAAQDAKISMERLGEIHNKEDEEPETMVKVHSLPSNKTISINNLSFQYEGPNSNMVLEDLTVTIPQGKTTAIVGESGSGKTTLVKLLLGFYKPDKGEIKVGGTLLSNYSSSFWRSQCGAVMQDGFIFSDSIAENIAPSDDNIDYIKLRNATKVANISDFIDNLPLGFNTKIGQEGSGISQGQKQRILIARAVYKNPEYFFFDEATNALDAYNEKVIVENLNEFFKGNGTDKKTVVIVAHRLSTVKNADQIIVLEKGKIIEKGTHEELTKLKGKYYELVKNQLELGN, encoded by the coding sequence GTGAATAAGTTTAAAACCTACCGTCAATTAGATAGTCGCGACTGTGGTCCTACATGCTTACGCATGATTGCAAAACACTATGGAAAAAACTATAGTTTGCAAGATTTACGACAAAGATGTTTTATTACACGCGAGGGAGTATCATTATTGGGTATCAGTGAAGCAGCTGAACAGATAGGCTTTCGCTCTACAGGAGTTCAAATAACATGGGAACAACTGCAAAATGAAATCACTTATCCGTGTATATTACACTGGAGACAGGATCATTTTGTTGTTCTGTACAAAATAACTAAAAAAAACCAAAAGCAAAAAATTTGGATTGCTGACCCCGCTCACGGTCTCGTAAAATACACTAAAGAGGAGTTTTTAAAAAACTGGATTAGCAATAAAAACCAAGGTAAAGATAGCGGTATTGCCTTATTATTAGAGCCGAGTCCTGATTTTTACTTAGCAGCAGACGAAAAACAAGACAAAACAAAATTCAAATTTTTGCTCAAATATTTAAGTCCGCATACAAGTTTTATTACACAGGTACTGCTTGCTATGTTAGTGGGTAGTTTACTGCAACTTATTGCCCCCTTCCTCACTCAAGCAGTAGTTGACAAAGGTATTAATACACAGAATATAAACTTTGTAACCTTAGTATTAATAGCTCAATTGGTGTTGATAATAAGCCGAACCTCAGTGGATTTTATACGAAACTGGCTATTGTTACATATAAGTACAAGAATAAATATTTCGCTTATTTCCGATTTCTTAATAAAGTTAATGCGGTTACCTATTGGTTTTTTTGACACAAAAATGATTGGAGATATTATGCAACGCATAGGCGACCACTCACGAATAGAGAGCTTTCTTACAGGCTCTTCACTAAACATTCTATTTTCAATGATTAATCTTTTGATATTTAGTATAGTACTGGCACTTTACGATATTAAAATATTGGGTGTTTTCTTGTTGGGTAGTGCTATATATTTTATTTGGGTTTGGCTTTTTCTAAAAAAGAGACGAGAGTTAGACTTCAAACGTTTTGCTCAATTATCGAGCAACCAAAGCAATCTATTCCAGTTAATAACTGGCATGCAAGAAATAAAGCTTAATAATTGTGAACGTCAAAAACGTTGGAAGTGGGAAAATATACAAGCACGCCTTTTTAAAGTTAATATACAGGGGTTAACATTAAGCCAATGGCAACAGGCAGGTGCAGTTTTCTTCAATGAATCGAAAAATATTTTAATAACCTTTATGTCTGCAATGGCAGTAATAAATGGCGATATGACTTTGGGTATGATGATGGCAGTGCAGTATATAATTGGTCAGCTTAACGCTCCTGTAGAACAGATGATAGGTTTTATGCGGGCTGCACAAGATGCTAAAATAAGCATGGAACGGTTGGGCGAAATTCACAACAAAGAGGATGAAGAGCCTGAAACGATGGTAAAAGTTCATAGTTTGCCATCCAATAAAACAATTTCAATAAATAATCTCTCGTTTCAATATGAGGGACCAAACAGCAATATGGTTTTAGAAGATTTAACTGTAACTATACCACAGGGCAAAACTACAGCAATAGTGGGTGAAAGCGGAAGTGGCAAAACAACTTTAGTTAAGCTTTTATTGGGTTTTTATAAACCTGATAAGGGGGAAATAAAAGTTGGCGGAACTTTGCTAAGTAATTATAGTAGCAGTTTTTGGCGTTCGCAATGCGGAGCAGTAATGCAAGACGGTTTTATTTTTTCCGACTCCATAGCAGAAAACATAGCTCCAAGCGATGATAATATTGATTACATAAAACTCAGAAATGCAACGAAAGTTGCTAATATTTCGGATTTTATAGACAATCTGCCATTAGGTTTTAACACTAAAATAGGTCAAGAGGGTAGTGGAATAAGTCAAGGGCAAAAACAGAGAATTTTAATTGCAAGAGCAGTGTATAAAAATCCAGAATATTTTTTCTTTGACGAGGCAACAAATGCCTTAGATGCGTATAACGAAAAGGTAATAGTTGAAAATTTAAACGAGTTTTTTAAAGGAAACGGAACAGATAAAAAAACTGTTGTAATAGTTGCCCATAGACTAAGTACGGTAAAAAATGCAGACCAAATTATTGTACTCGAAAAGGGTAAAATTATTGAAAAAGGAACACACGAAGAACTAACAAAACTAAAAGGTAAATATTACGAATTGGTAAAAAACCAGTTGGAACTAGGAAACTAA
- a CDS encoding HlyD family efflux transporter periplasmic adaptor subunit, which translates to MEANTETERQQEDSINIRSNEIDDILGRKPAWILRRGVVVLTFIVISLLIASWLFKYPDIVTATVVITISNPPEQIIAKTSGKIQTLLVTDNQFVKKGDYLAIIENPAQIEEVIKLREIIAQYDTLVDINLIDSIEITNIANLGMLQSNYQAFLQAIIDLKQYNELSFNKKIIEKLKNQVVLIKAYNKKLKSQENLQKEILNIANKQYKRDSFLLGGGAVSESEYENSKKMMLSSKSSYEGASITYINSQIQLNQIEQQILELSLTYDQEVKQYKDNINTTYRLLQASFNEWESLYVLKSNYTGRVSLGNYWSTAQSVNVGDVVMSIISDDITPPFGKVVLPMQNSGKVKVGQKVNIKLLNYPYTEYGVLKATIKNISLAPEQGNYYIELNLDNGLTTSYNKKLDFLQEMSGIAEIITEDMRLLTRIFAPIKTIIKENT; encoded by the coding sequence GTGGAAGCAAACACAGAGACAGAACGACAACAAGAAGACTCTATAAATATTCGTAGCAACGAAATAGACGATATTTTGGGGCGTAAACCTGCTTGGATTTTACGACGCGGTGTTGTTGTATTAACATTTATTGTTATTAGCTTACTTATTGCCAGTTGGTTATTCAAATATCCTGACATTGTTACTGCAACTGTAGTTATAACAATCTCTAATCCTCCTGAACAGATTATTGCCAAAACAAGCGGAAAAATTCAAACTTTACTTGTTACTGATAATCAGTTTGTAAAAAAAGGAGATTATTTGGCAATAATAGAGAACCCTGCTCAAATAGAAGAGGTAATAAAATTAAGGGAAATTATCGCACAATACGATACACTTGTTGACATTAATCTTATTGATAGCATAGAAATAACCAATATCGCCAACTTGGGTATGCTACAAAGTAATTACCAAGCATTTTTACAAGCAATTATTGATTTGAAACAGTATAACGAACTGTCGTTTAACAAGAAAATAATAGAGAAATTAAAAAATCAAGTTGTTCTAATCAAGGCTTACAATAAAAAGCTAAAAAGTCAAGAAAATTTGCAAAAAGAGATATTAAATATAGCAAATAAACAGTACAAAAGAGACTCTTTTTTGTTAGGTGGTGGGGCGGTGTCAGAGTCTGAATACGAGAATAGCAAAAAAATGATGTTGAGTAGTAAGTCTTCATACGAAGGAGCTTCAATAACATATATTAATTCACAGATACAGTTAAATCAGATAGAGCAACAAATATTAGAACTTAGTCTTACTTATGATCAAGAGGTTAAGCAATATAAAGACAATATCAATACTACTTATCGGCTGTTGCAAGCCTCTTTCAACGAGTGGGAATCGTTGTATGTGTTAAAAAGTAATTATACAGGCAGAGTTTCGTTAGGAAACTACTGGAGTACTGCCCAAAGTGTAAATGTTGGCGATGTTGTTATGAGCATAATAAGTGATGATATAACCCCACCATTTGGAAAAGTTGTTTTGCCTATGCAAAATTCAGGTAAGGTTAAAGTGGGACAAAAAGTGAACATTAAACTATTAAACTATCCCTATACCGAATATGGTGTATTAAAGGCAACTATAAAAAATATATCTCTTGCTCCAGAACAAGGAAACTACTACATAGAATTAAATTTAGATAATGGATTAACAACCTCTTACAATAAAAAATTAGACTTCTTGCAAGAGATGAGCGGTATCGCCGAAATAATAACAGAAGATATGCGCTTGTTAACACGTATCTTTGCTCCGATTAAAACAATAATTAAAGAAAACACGTAG
- a CDS encoding SpoIIE family protein phosphatase → MRRLSFIILLIILSKPLTTFSQSLNELKQSYQQALDGGDRNNAIFYLNKIAFNQWDNGNISEAITSFQELYKLAESNGNRNAMRNSCSNLGMIYSDKSEYAKAEEYIQKGLQINRQMGDKAGQAAALTNLATAQQNQNKNNEALKSAESALSLAMELNNISLIRTCYGLLSEIHKKLGNNEKTLEYFNLYASFDQKIKREEMTQVQLESQKKVSEAVSQKLLTEQELQEKHEILKQTQTSLEEAEQLTREQKYELEIERLKLKDVEDKAKAEIKRQEMIRNFMLIVIVIVVMFSGLLFFQIAKTKKANKLLEQKNVEIQEQKDEIEKQSEKIKASIQYAQRIQAAVLPPQEYITKLLPDHFVFFQPRDIVSGDFYWISEKGKKTIVAVADCTGHGVPGAFMSMLGTAFLNEIINKIVENNHISELHPGNILTELRNYIMDSLHQRGDTSEARDGMDIALIVIDYKEQKIEYAGANNPLYVVSNGELTVYEPDNMTVSYQKEMCKQFKTTTFNFLPDDTLYLCTDGYVDQFGGSHGRKFMVKRFKQMLLEINKMSMRKQHEVFSKTIVAWKGERFQVDDMLIMGIKLTAAQPQHESKGR, encoded by the coding sequence ATGAGAAGACTTTCCTTTATAATATTGCTGATAATTCTATCGAAACCATTAACAACATTTTCACAGTCATTAAATGAACTTAAACAAAGCTATCAACAGGCTTTAGATGGTGGCGACAGGAACAACGCCATTTTTTATTTAAACAAAATAGCGTTCAACCAGTGGGATAACGGAAATATTTCAGAAGCCATAACATCATTTCAAGAACTATATAAACTTGCCGAATCGAACGGTAATCGCAATGCTATGAGGAATAGTTGTAGCAACTTAGGAATGATTTACTCCGATAAAAGCGAATATGCAAAAGCTGAAGAGTATATTCAAAAGGGATTACAAATAAATCGACAAATGGGAGATAAAGCCGGACAAGCAGCTGCATTAACAAACCTTGCAACGGCACAACAAAATCAAAATAAAAACAACGAAGCATTAAAATCAGCAGAAAGCGCACTTTCCCTGGCAATGGAGCTTAACAACATTTCGCTAATAAGAACATGTTATGGTCTATTATCAGAAATTCACAAAAAGTTAGGAAATAACGAAAAGACTTTAGAATATTTTAATCTTTATGCCTCTTTTGACCAAAAAATCAAACGTGAAGAGATGACACAAGTTCAACTCGAATCACAAAAAAAAGTTAGTGAGGCTGTATCTCAAAAACTATTAACAGAACAAGAGTTACAAGAAAAACATGAAATATTAAAACAAACACAAACTTCATTAGAAGAGGCTGAACAGCTAACAAGAGAACAAAAATATGAGTTAGAAATAGAAAGACTTAAACTAAAAGATGTCGAAGACAAAGCTAAAGCGGAAATCAAGCGACAAGAGATGATCCGAAATTTCATGCTTATAGTTATCGTTATAGTTGTAATGTTTTCGGGACTACTATTTTTCCAAATAGCTAAAACTAAAAAAGCCAACAAACTGTTAGAACAAAAAAACGTAGAAATACAAGAACAAAAGGACGAAATTGAGAAACAGTCTGAAAAAATTAAAGCCAGCATTCAATATGCCCAAAGAATTCAAGCAGCTGTATTGCCACCACAAGAATATATTACAAAGCTTTTACCCGACCACTTCGTGTTTTTTCAACCACGCGATATAGTTAGTGGTGACTTCTATTGGATTTCAGAAAAAGGCAAAAAAACAATTGTCGCAGTCGCTGATTGCACAGGACACGGTGTGCCGGGTGCTTTCATGAGCATGCTCGGAACAGCATTCCTAAATGAAATTATTAATAAAATTGTCGAAAACAATCATATATCTGAACTGCATCCAGGAAACATTCTTACCGAATTACGCAATTATATCATGGACTCACTACATCAGAGAGGTGATACAAGCGAAGCCAGAGATGGAATGGACATTGCACTTATTGTTATTGATTACAAAGAACAGAAAATAGAATACGCAGGAGCCAACAATCCTCTTTACGTTGTCAGCAACGGCGAGTTAACCGTTTATGAGCCTGACAACATGACTGTTAGTTATCAAAAAGAGATGTGTAAACAATTTAAAACAACAACTTTCAATTTTTTACCAGATGACACCCTATACCTGTGTACTGACGGATACGTTGATCAATTTGGTGGGTCACACGGCAGAAAGTTTATGGTTAAAAGATTTAAACAAATGCTTTTAGAAATAAACAAAATGTCAATGAGAAAACAACACGAAGTTTTTAGTAAAACTATTGTAGCTTGGAAAGGTGAACGCTTTCAAGTTGACGATATGTTAATAATGGGAATTAAACTAACTGCAGCCCAACCACAACATGAAAGTAAAGGAAGATAG
- the ppk1 gene encoding polyphosphate kinase 1 yields the protein MQLPTNENILNREISWLSFNERVLNEAADKRVPMLERVRFLGIFSNNLDEFFRVRVASMRRLVALGKSPRDFPEQDPARILESIQKKVLKLQKKFSDIYNKILEELKHEGVHVIGVKDITPQEGEYIHKYFTDVVSAYIVPLILSPKLPFPYLREKTIYLAIKLVSKKSKLKVKYAIIEIPVNPRISRFVVLPNFDDSDNVRILILDDLIRYCLDDIFFMFDYDSIKAYTIKITRDAELDFDEDISKSLMEKMSQGLLKRLSGRPVRFVYDREMDKDMLDFISLKMGLTNRDPMIPGGRYHNFKDYMKFPSVKPSLDNVNPPVLLHRDIDPHSSIIDVVKKKDIMLHYPYQSFKHYIDLLREAAIDPDVKSIKTTVYRVAAHSKVINALINAAKNGKDVTVVIELLARFDEEANIEWSTILQEAGVKVLHGIPGLKIHAKMTLIKRVVNKKEQFFSYLGTGNFNEDTASTYCDDGLLTADQEIGNEVAKVFDFLEHNYKRYNYSHLVVSPYGMRKHFLKLISNEIKNKKAGKKAYIHLKMNSLIDETLIKQLYAAAKAGVSIKLIVRGICTVQTDLKENNGNIKAISIVDKYLEHSRFFIFANGGDELYYISSADWMIRNLDHRIEVACPVYSKEVQSELRNIFDIQWNDNVKARILDSEMSNKYKPQKGEKVVRAQIEIYEYLKSLES from the coding sequence ATGCAATTACCAACCAACGAAAATATTTTGAACCGTGAGATCAGTTGGCTGTCGTTCAACGAAAGAGTATTGAACGAAGCCGCAGATAAACGAGTTCCTATGCTTGAAAGAGTAAGGTTTTTAGGTATTTTTTCAAACAATTTAGACGAGTTTTTTCGCGTAAGAGTAGCCAGCATGCGCAGATTGGTAGCACTAGGCAAGTCTCCCCGAGATTTTCCCGAACAAGACCCTGCAAGAATCTTGGAAAGTATCCAAAAAAAGGTCTTAAAGTTACAGAAAAAATTTTCCGATATCTACAATAAAATTCTCGAAGAACTAAAACATGAAGGCGTTCACGTAATTGGAGTAAAAGACATTACACCACAAGAGGGAGAATATATTCATAAATACTTTACCGATGTGGTTAGCGCGTATATTGTCCCACTAATATTGTCGCCAAAATTACCATTCCCATATTTACGCGAAAAAACTATTTACCTCGCTATTAAATTGGTTTCAAAAAAATCAAAACTGAAAGTAAAATATGCCATTATTGAAATACCAGTAAATCCTCGTATATCGAGGTTTGTTGTATTGCCAAACTTTGACGACTCTGATAATGTTCGCATACTAATTCTCGATGATTTAATTAGGTATTGTCTTGATGACATATTTTTCATGTTCGATTACGACTCTATTAAAGCCTATACCATAAAAATAACACGAGATGCAGAGCTAGACTTTGATGAAGATATATCAAAATCGCTGATGGAAAAGATGTCTCAAGGATTACTAAAAAGGCTGTCCGGTCGTCCCGTAAGATTTGTTTATGATCGCGAGATGGATAAAGATATGTTGGATTTCATATCATTAAAAATGGGCTTAACCAACCGCGACCCAATGATACCCGGTGGTAGATACCACAACTTCAAGGATTACATGAAGTTTCCATCGGTAAAACCATCGCTTGATAATGTGAATCCTCCCGTTTTGCTTCATCGCGATATCGACCCACACAGTAGCATTATAGATGTCGTTAAGAAAAAAGATATTATGCTACACTATCCATATCAATCGTTTAAACATTATATTGATCTTTTACGTGAGGCAGCTATCGATCCCGATGTTAAATCTATAAAAACTACTGTATATAGAGTAGCAGCACACTCTAAAGTTATAAATGCTTTAATTAATGCCGCAAAAAACGGGAAAGATGTAACCGTTGTTATTGAGCTTTTAGCGAGATTCGACGAGGAGGCTAATATAGAATGGTCAACCATTCTACAAGAAGCTGGGGTAAAAGTATTACACGGTATTCCTGGATTGAAAATCCATGCAAAAATGACACTAATTAAACGAGTTGTGAATAAAAAAGAGCAATTTTTCTCATATCTCGGCACAGGTAATTTTAACGAAGATACAGCCTCGACATATTGCGATGACGGGTTATTAACAGCAGACCAAGAAATTGGAAATGAAGTAGCTAAAGTGTTTGACTTTTTGGAACACAACTATAAACGCTACAACTACAGCCACTTAGTAGTCTCTCCCTATGGAATGAGAAAACATTTTTTAAAGTTAATTTCAAATGAGATTAAAAATAAGAAAGCTGGCAAAAAAGCATATATACACCTAAAAATGAACAGTTTGATCGACGAGACTTTAATAAAACAGCTATATGCAGCGGCCAAAGCTGGCGTAAGCATCAAATTAATTGTTCGCGGAATATGTACTGTACAAACTGATTTAAAAGAGAACAATGGAAACATAAAAGCTATAAGCATCGTTGACAAGTACCTTGAACACAGCCGTTTCTTTATTTTCGCAAACGGAGGCGACGAACTTTACTATATTTCAAGTGCCGACTGGATGATAAGAAATCTTGACCACAGAATAGAAGTTGCCTGCCCTGTGTATTCTAAAGAAGTTCAAAGCGAATTAAGAAATATTTTTGATATACAGTGGAACGATAATGTTAAAGCAAGAATATTAGACAGCGAAATGTCAAACAAATACAAACCTCAAAAAGGAGAAAAAGTTGTCAGAGCACAAATAGAAATATACGAATATTTAAAATCACTAGAATCATAA